From the genome of Candidatus Buchananbacteria bacterium, one region includes:
- a CDS encoding NUDIX domain-containing protein, translating to MKLLATLNLDQVSEKVFANYQTRRAVRAIVFDEQGNLALLDVTKLHYHKLPGGGVEKDETDLEALARECREEIGCDIKVISDVGRIVEIRKKFKLKQESICYLAKVDGPKRQPAFTAKERRDGFAVLWCSPTSALSILAADRIMDYHGQNVNKRDSLFLKTALDLTKP from the coding sequence CTTGACCAGGTTTCGGAAAAAGTTTTTGCTAATTACCAAACGCGCCGAGCTGTCCGCGCCATCGTTTTTGACGAGCAGGGAAATTTAGCATTATTAGACGTAACGAAACTGCACTATCACAAACTGCCTGGCGGTGGCGTTGAAAAAGATGAAACTGATCTGGAGGCTTTGGCCCGAGAATGCCGGGAAGAAATTGGCTGTGATATTAAGGTGATTTCGGACGTCGGCCGCATTGTTGAAATCCGTAAAAAGTTTAAATTAAAGCAGGAATCAATCTGCTATTTGGCTAAGGTGGATGGACCAAAGCGCCAGCCCGCATTTACCGCTAAGGAACGCCGTGACGGTTTTGCCGTTTTGTGGTGCAGTCCGACCTCGGCGTTAAGCATATTGGCGGCCGACCGAATAATGGATTACCACGGACAAAACGTTAATAAGCGGGATTCACTGTTTCTTAAAACGGCATTAGACTTGACTAAACCATAA